Proteins from a genomic interval of Acidimicrobiales bacterium:
- the zwf gene encoding glucose-6-phosphate dehydrogenase, which produces MAQTEPIDINSRLMSPLKPHVIVLFGATGDLAQRKLLPGLVRLSMAGLVSDCRIVGTSLDEIDDDGFRALARRAYEKHSTRDISDDQWADFERKLVFVPQDAGPAGLARAVADAESALGGDCRRLHYLSVPPAAALAVVRMLGEAGLVDRSRIIMEKPFGTDLVSARHLNASLHETFSEDQIFRIDHFLGKEAALNILAFRFANGLFEPIWNRIHIDHVQIDVPETLSLDSRVAFYEQTGAYRDMVVTHLFQVLAFMAMEPPTELTPRAISEEKNKVFRSLLPIQPADVVRGQYQGYRDEPGVGPYSETETFVALRCEIDNWRWAGVPFFLRTGKRMAEGARIISIAFREPPKSMFPPGSGVGGQGPDHLTFDLADASKLSLSFYGKRPGPGMTLDKLSLQFALHETGRESDVLEAYERLIYDAMSGDHTLFTAAEGIERLWDLSTPLLENPPPVRMYPPGSWGPNAIHQLVAPHAWRLPFERGWRTMPPS; this is translated from the coding sequence ATGGCCCAAACCGAGCCGATCGACATCAACTCGCGCCTGATGTCGCCGCTGAAGCCGCACGTCATCGTGCTGTTCGGCGCCACCGGCGACCTCGCCCAACGCAAGCTGCTGCCCGGTCTCGTCCGGCTGTCGATGGCGGGGCTCGTGTCCGACTGCCGCATCGTCGGCACGTCGCTCGACGAGATCGACGACGACGGGTTCCGTGCCCTGGCCAGGCGGGCCTACGAGAAGCACTCGACCCGCGACATCTCCGACGACCAGTGGGCCGACTTCGAGCGCAAGCTCGTGTTCGTCCCTCAGGACGCAGGACCGGCGGGGCTGGCGCGAGCGGTCGCCGACGCCGAGAGCGCCCTCGGCGGCGATTGCCGTCGGCTCCACTACCTGAGCGTGCCGCCGGCCGCGGCCCTGGCGGTCGTGCGGATGCTCGGCGAGGCGGGCCTCGTCGACCGGTCGCGGATCATCATGGAGAAGCCGTTCGGCACCGACCTGGTCAGCGCCCGGCACCTCAACGCCTCCCTGCACGAGACCTTCTCCGAGGATCAGATCTTCCGGATCGACCACTTCCTCGGCAAGGAGGCGGCCCTGAACATCCTGGCGTTCCGCTTCGCCAACGGGTTGTTCGAGCCCATCTGGAACCGCATCCACATCGACCACGTCCAGATCGATGTGCCCGAGACCCTGTCGCTCGACTCCCGCGTCGCCTTCTACGAGCAGACCGGCGCCTACCGCGACATGGTCGTCACCCACCTGTTCCAGGTGCTGGCCTTCATGGCGATGGAGCCGCCCACCGAGCTCACCCCTCGGGCCATCAGCGAGGAGAAGAACAAGGTCTTCCGGTCGCTGCTGCCCATCCAGCCGGCCGACGTCGTCCGGGGCCAGTACCAGGGCTACCGCGACGAGCCGGGTGTCGGGCCCTACTCCGAGACCGAGACGTTCGTCGCCCTGCGCTGCGAGATCGACAACTGGCGCTGGGCCGGCGTCCCCTTCTTCCTCCGGACCGGCAAGCGCATGGCCGAAGGGGCCCGCATCATCTCCATCGCGTTCCGGGAGCCGCCGAAGAGCATGTTCCCGCCCGGCTCGGGCGTCGGGGGCCAGGGCCCCGATCACCTCACGTTCGATCTGGCCGACGCCTCGAAGCTCTCGCTGTCGTTCTACGGCAAGCGGCCGGGACCGGGCATGACGCTGGACAAGCTGAGCCTGCAGTTCGCCCTGCACGAGACCGGCCGCGAGTCCGACGTGCTCGAGGCGTACGAGCGCCTCATCTACGACGCCATGAGCGGCGACCACACGCTGTTCACCGCCGCCGAGGGCATCGAGCGGCTGTGGGACCTGTCGACACCGCTCCTCGAGAACCCACCGCCGGTGCGCATGTACCCACCCGGGTCGTGGGGCCCCAACGCCATCCACCAGCTCGTCGCACCGCACGCCTGGCGCCTGCCCTTCGAGCGGGGCTGGCGCACCATGCCACCGTCGTAG
- a CDS encoding AMP-binding protein, whose product MAEDAWGLPAVPAELRRRYVDDGWWTDETFAGFVDRRVAAAPDLRVRIWSEQRPCTTTAAALHRDAARLAAGLVRRGLGPGDVVAYQLPNWAETLVVLWAGFRIGATLVPIVHFYGPREVRFIVRQSGARALVVAAGDHLGDLDLGDLGLDTVVVVGDSAGSSAAVPGGAVRFADLLEAEPLPDPVPVDPDAPAMVGYTSGTTADPKGVVHTHRTLLAEVRQLASLNVLGGRAAVMASPLAHMTGMLGGSLVPLHQGNPVELIDRWDPGRVLSICAEHDLSPGGGATIFLTSLLDHPDFGPQHLAAMTRFGLGGAPVPRAVAERAEGLGIAVTRAYGSTEHPSITGSTLDVPAEQRMFTDGCPMPGVELRLVDEDGASVTVGTPGEIVSRGPDLFAGYTDPALTAAALDPDGWYHTGDVGVLDDQGFLTITDRLSDLIIRGGRNLSAAEIEERLATMPGIAEVAVVAAPDERLGEHACAVVRPAPGVDGELDLAAVQAHLAAVGLPKQKWPEELQVVADFPRTPSGKIRKRDLRDRLRR is encoded by the coding sequence ATGGCGGAGGACGCCTGGGGGCTCCCCGCGGTGCCGGCGGAGCTGCGGCGGCGCTACGTGGACGACGGCTGGTGGACCGACGAGACCTTCGCCGGCTTCGTCGACCGGCGGGTGGCCGCCGCCCCGGACCTGCGGGTGCGGATCTGGTCGGAGCAGCGTCCCTGCACGACCACGGCGGCGGCGTTGCACCGTGACGCCGCCCGGCTGGCGGCGGGACTGGTGCGGCGGGGTCTGGGGCCGGGTGACGTGGTCGCCTACCAGCTGCCCAACTGGGCCGAGACGCTGGTGGTGCTGTGGGCCGGGTTCCGGATCGGGGCGACGCTGGTGCCGATCGTCCACTTCTACGGGCCGCGCGAGGTGCGCTTCATCGTCCGCCAGTCGGGGGCCCGGGCGCTGGTCGTGGCGGCGGGCGATCACCTGGGCGACCTGGACCTGGGCGACCTCGGACTCGACACCGTCGTGGTGGTGGGCGACTCGGCCGGGTCGAGCGCCGCCGTGCCGGGGGGTGCCGTCCGCTTCGCCGACCTGCTGGAGGCCGAGCCGCTGCCCGACCCCGTGCCGGTCGACCCCGACGCCCCGGCGATGGTGGGCTACACGTCGGGCACCACCGCCGACCCCAAGGGTGTCGTGCACACCCACCGCACGCTGCTCGCCGAGGTGCGCCAGCTGGCATCGCTCAACGTGCTCGGCGGGCGGGCCGCGGTGATGGCGTCGCCGCTGGCGCACATGACCGGGATGCTCGGGGGCAGCCTCGTGCCGCTGCACCAGGGCAACCCGGTCGAGCTGATCGACCGCTGGGACCCCGGGCGGGTGCTGTCGATCTGCGCCGAGCACGACCTGAGCCCCGGCGGCGGGGCCACGATCTTCCTCACCAGCCTCCTCGACCACCCCGACTTCGGGCCGCAGCACCTGGCCGCCATGACCCGCTTCGGCCTCGGGGGCGCGCCGGTGCCGCGGGCGGTCGCCGAGCGGGCGGAGGGGCTCGGCATCGCGGTGACCCGCGCCTACGGCTCGACCGAGCACCCGTCGATCACCGGGTCGACGCTCGACGTGCCCGCCGAGCAGCGCATGTTCACCGACGGCTGCCCGATGCCCGGGGTGGAGCTGCGGCTGGTCGACGAGGACGGCGCCTCGGTCACGGTGGGGACGCCCGGGGAGATCGTCAGCCGGGGCCCCGACCTGTTCGCCGGCTACACCGACCCGGCGCTGACCGCCGCCGCCCTCGACCCGGACGGCTGGTACCACACCGGTGACGTGGGGGTGCTCGACGACCAGGGGTTCCTGACCATCACCGACCGGCTCAGCGACCTGATCATCCGGGGCGGCCGCAACCTGTCGGCGGCCGAGATCGAGGAGCGCCTGGCCACGATGCCCGGCATCGCCGAGGTCGCCGTGGTGGCCGCGCCCGACGAGCGGCTGGGCGAGCACGCCTGCGCGGTGGTGCGGCCGGCGCCGGGCGTCGACGGCGAGCTCGACCTGGCGGCGGTGCAGGCCCACCTCGCCGCCGTCGGCCTGCCGAAGCAGAAGTGGCCCGAGGAGCTCCAGGTGGTGGCCGACTTCCCCCGCACCCCCTCGGGGAAGATCAGGAAGCGGGACCTGCGGGACCGCCTGCGCCGCTGA
- a CDS encoding class I SAM-dependent methyltransferase, which translates to MGSIVWGREIAEVYDKVYPATYEPAVLDPIVDALVELAQGGPALELAVGTGRVALPLSARGVAVHGIELSTHMVEQLRTKPGSDAVPVTVGDMTTARAPGTFTLVYLVANAIMNVTTQDDQLAVFANAAAHLEPGGSFVVEVIIPQLRRVPRGEVGRIFTLESDHVGIETFDDVVGQIASSHHWMEVEGRLVRHAAPYRYVWPSELDLMARLAGLRLRERWAAWDRTPLTGDSTSQVAVYEKNS; encoded by the coding sequence ATGGGTTCGATCGTGTGGGGCCGGGAGATCGCGGAGGTCTACGACAAGGTCTACCCGGCGACCTACGAACCGGCGGTCCTCGATCCGATCGTCGACGCACTCGTCGAACTGGCGCAGGGTGGTCCGGCGCTCGAGCTCGCCGTCGGCACGGGGCGGGTCGCGCTCCCCCTGAGCGCTCGCGGGGTCGCCGTGCACGGCATCGAGCTGTCGACCCACATGGTGGAGCAGCTCCGCACCAAGCCCGGCTCCGACGCGGTCCCGGTGACCGTCGGCGACATGACCACCGCTCGGGCTCCCGGCACCTTCACGCTCGTGTACCTGGTGGCGAACGCCATCATGAACGTCACCACCCAGGACGACCAGCTGGCGGTCTTCGCCAATGCGGCCGCCCACCTCGAACCGGGCGGATCCTTCGTGGTCGAGGTGATCATCCCTCAGCTGCGCCGTGTCCCACGAGGAGAGGTCGGCCGGATCTTCACCCTCGAGAGTGACCACGTCGGGATCGAGACCTTCGACGACGTCGTCGGGCAGATCGCGTCGTCGCACCACTGGATGGAAGTCGAAGGACGCCTCGTCCGGCACGCCGCGCCCTACCGCTACGTGTGGCCCTCCGAGCTCGACCTCATGGCCAGGCTCGCGGGCCTCCGCCTGCGGGAACGTTGGGCCGCGTGGGACCGAACCCCGTTGACCGGCGACAGCACGAGCCAGGTCGCCGTGTACGAGAAGAACTCTTAG
- a CDS encoding class I adenylate-forming enzyme family protein, with protein MAEGLDPEGGPRVVAGDLVRDLAGRHGDRPLAVLGDRTLTYADAERQSAALAKGLLASGVGKGSRVGLLAPNGPEWIVTWLAGSRIGAVVTLLNTYAPPRELGWALRHSDTAVLVAAAEHLGHDYVERLRLTVDGLADQRHEHIRTPSHPFLRSVWFLAENGQPWAGPVDQLTARGADIDDDLLLAAEAEVTPADPMVVVYSSGSTAEPKGAVHTHGAVWRQGRTLSDFRPLAPGDRVYTPMPFFWVGGFGFALVRALRAGATLVLEERFEPGATLALLERERVTHVLGWPHMGPALTGHPDFPRRDLSALRGGALVDLLPPDRRPADPGLVAGSLGMTETLGPHLIDHEGAELKEDQRGSFGRPVPGMEHRVVDGELWVRGGSVMAGLHKRERDHVFTPDGWYRTGDAGHFDDDGHFFFTGRMGDLVKSSGMNISPREVEVALEAEPEVTRAVVVGIPAGPRGEDVAAAVVARDVTAADLTARLRATLSSYKVPRHLVVLADDDELPWLDSGKVDRRALAERLSGAGGPAGPAS; from the coding sequence ATGGCGGAGGGCCTAGATCCCGAAGGGGGACCGCGGGTGGTGGCGGGAGACCTGGTGCGGGATCTCGCCGGTCGCCACGGGGACCGGCCGCTCGCCGTGCTCGGCGACCGCACCCTCACCTACGCCGACGCCGAACGGCAGTCGGCGGCGCTCGCCAAGGGCCTGCTGGCATCGGGGGTCGGGAAGGGGAGCCGGGTCGGGTTGCTGGCGCCCAACGGCCCGGAGTGGATCGTCACCTGGCTCGCCGGCAGCCGCATCGGCGCCGTCGTCACCCTGCTGAACACCTACGCCCCGCCCCGGGAGCTCGGCTGGGCCCTGCGGCACTCCGACACCGCGGTGCTGGTGGCGGCCGCGGAGCACCTCGGGCACGACTACGTCGAGCGGCTCCGCCTCACCGTCGACGGGCTCGCCGACCAGCGCCACGAGCACATCCGCACGCCCTCACACCCCTTCCTCCGGTCGGTGTGGTTCCTCGCCGAGAACGGGCAGCCCTGGGCCGGGCCGGTCGACCAGCTCACCGCCCGCGGTGCCGACATCGACGACGACCTGCTCCTCGCCGCCGAGGCCGAGGTGACGCCGGCCGACCCCATGGTGGTCGTCTACTCCTCGGGCAGCACGGCCGAGCCCAAGGGTGCGGTCCACACCCACGGCGCGGTCTGGCGGCAGGGTCGCACGCTCTCGGACTTCCGGCCGCTGGCGCCGGGCGACCGGGTGTACACGCCCATGCCGTTCTTCTGGGTGGGCGGGTTCGGGTTCGCCCTGGTCCGGGCGCTGCGGGCGGGGGCGACGCTGGTGCTGGAGGAGCGCTTCGAGCCCGGCGCCACCCTGGCGCTGCTGGAGCGGGAGCGGGTCACCCACGTCCTCGGCTGGCCGCACATGGGCCCGGCGCTCACCGGTCACCCCGACTTCCCCCGCCGTGACCTGTCGGCGCTGCGGGGTGGGGCGCTGGTCGACCTCCTCCCGCCCGACCGCCGTCCCGCCGACCCCGGGCTGGTGGCGGGCTCCCTGGGGATGACCGAGACGCTCGGCCCCCACCTGATCGACCACGAGGGTGCCGAGCTGAAGGAGGACCAGCGGGGGTCGTTCGGGCGCCCGGTGCCGGGGATGGAGCACCGGGTGGTCGACGGGGAGCTGTGGGTGCGCGGCGGGTCGGTGATGGCGGGGCTCCACAAGCGGGAGCGCGACCACGTCTTCACTCCCGACGGCTGGTACCGCACCGGCGACGCCGGCCACTTCGACGACGACGGGCACTTCTTCTTCACCGGCCGGATGGGCGACCTCGTCAAGTCGTCGGGCATGAACATCAGCCCCCGGGAGGTGGAGGTGGCGCTGGAGGCGGAACCCGAGGTCACCCGGGCCGTGGTGGTCGGCATCCCGGCCGGTCCGCGGGGCGAGGACGTGGCCGCCGCCGTCGTGGCCCGCGACGTCACCGCCGCCGACCTGACCGCCCGCCTCCGGGCGACGCTGTCGTCCTACAAGGTGCCCCGCCACCTGGTCGTGCTGGCCGACGACGACGAGCTGCCGTGGCTCGACTCCGGCAAGGTCGACCGCCGCGCCCTGGCCGAGCGGCTCAGCGGCGCAGGCGGTCCCGCAGGTCCCGCTTCCTGA